In a single window of the Candidatus Eisenbacteria bacterium genome:
- a CDS encoding HU family DNA-binding protein has translation MNKGELIDRIAQMTNLSKRQTREVLDATFDTIKKNTKKKGGVQLAGFGTFSVSKRKARMGRNPQTGESIKINASKNVKFKAGKAYKSSL, from the coding sequence GTGAACAAGGGAGAACTGATCGATCGCATCGCCCAGATGACCAACCTGTCCAAGCGCCAGACCCGCGAAGTGCTCGACGCCACCTTCGATACCATCAAGAAGAACACGAAGAAGAAAGGCGGCGTCCAGCTGGCCGGCTTCGGCACCTTCTCCGTCAGCAAGCGGAAAGCGCGCATGGGCCGGAACCCGCAGACCGGCGAATCGATCAAGATCAACGCCAGCAAGAACGTGAAGTTCAAGGCCGGCAAGGCCTACAAGTCCTCTCTGTAG
- a CDS encoding tetratricopeptide repeat protein, producing MFHRYSRFLLLLLPMLVAAPLLAVDEVAFGLNEEGRALMEQGKYAEAKAKFLEAVETDGFFSEARINAARAAEMEDPPDWVTVKTQYLTVLTYDEENVEAILGSGLYFVKASDFEEAKARLEKVIEMEGENGAARYGLGNMYYKMKRYDQASAEYEKAISLDPGAYPTALLRVGVNEYNNNRKTKKFDKATDYLTRFLERGKEKEDLAIAHNRLGLIHYYTKQYQKAMTHFGEAKKLDPTDYTNDFFRGVIYAQTQNLAKAEEEFKSCLEKKPGYGDAHFQLATIYQMQYRDEEAIEQYKAAAADRNFSKRSTAREKAQQIETYLQKVKEAEGTQ from the coding sequence ATGTTCCACAGATATTCTCGCTTTCTCTTGCTGCTCCTGCCGATGCTCGTCGCCGCCCCCCTCCTGGCCGTGGACGAAGTCGCCTTCGGTCTGAACGAGGAGGGCCGCGCCCTGATGGAGCAGGGGAAATACGCCGAAGCAAAAGCCAAATTCCTGGAGGCGGTCGAAACGGACGGCTTCTTCTCGGAAGCCCGCATCAACGCCGCCCGCGCCGCGGAGATGGAAGATCCTCCGGACTGGGTGACCGTGAAAACTCAGTACCTGACCGTTCTCACGTATGACGAGGAGAACGTGGAGGCGATCCTCGGGAGCGGCCTCTATTTCGTGAAAGCGTCGGACTTCGAAGAAGCGAAGGCCCGTCTCGAGAAAGTGATCGAGATGGAGGGGGAGAACGGCGCCGCCCGCTACGGCCTGGGAAACATGTACTACAAAATGAAGCGGTACGACCAGGCTTCCGCGGAGTATGAGAAGGCGATCTCCCTCGACCCCGGCGCCTATCCGACCGCCCTCCTCCGTGTCGGCGTGAACGAATACAACAACAACAGGAAGACCAAGAAATTCGACAAGGCGACGGACTATCTCACTCGTTTCCTCGAGCGCGGAAAGGAGAAGGAAGACCTGGCGATCGCCCACAACCGTCTTGGTCTCATCCATTACTACACGAAGCAATATCAAAAAGCGATGACCCACTTCGGCGAGGCGAAAAAACTCGATCCGACGGATTACACCAACGACTTCTTCCGGGGCGTGATCTACGCGCAGACCCAGAACCTCGCCAAGGCGGAGGAGGAGTTCAAGTCCTGCCTGGAGAAGAAGCCCGGCTACGGCGACGCCCACTTCCAACTCGCCACGATCTATCAGATGCAGTACCGGGATGAAGAAGCGATCGAGCAGTACAAGGCAGCCGCGGCGGACCGCAATTTCAGCAAACGGTCGACGGCGCGGGAGAAGGCGCAGCAGATCGAGACCTATCTGCAGAAGGTGAAGGAGGCGGAAGGAACCCAGTAG
- a CDS encoding PorV/PorQ family protein, producing the protein MPTLKFHSFRRTAALIALFGFAAAAGANDQAGTRGFSFLRIGLGARAAGMGEAYTAVADGAEGLFWNPAGAGQINHPQIATNYIHYVADMHAGSIGFAQPAGRFATWNLSLRFLSAGDIPRTTVADPTGAGSGEFSATDLAFGAGLAVRVGDRFFLGANGAVISGGIDGESALGFSGDFGLLVRNAYRRLRLGAAVRNAGTMTSGYLNESDPLPTVVSAGTAYPFFDRRFLLSADWSWAVDWDSRFAVGAEWELVNDFFLRGGYRTHLDDLRDDSTGGDGTGASFGLGFRRVREYQIDYAYASMGDLGGTHRFSIAWVFR; encoded by the coding sequence TTGCCTACTTTGAAGTTCCACTCCTTCCGCCGGACCGCCGCGCTGATCGCCCTTTTCGGGTTCGCGGCGGCGGCGGGCGCGAATGATCAAGCGGGGACCCGGGGATTCTCGTTCCTCAGGATCGGGCTCGGCGCGCGCGCCGCCGGCATGGGGGAGGCGTACACCGCGGTCGCCGACGGAGCGGAGGGACTCTTCTGGAATCCCGCCGGCGCCGGGCAGATCAACCATCCACAGATCGCGACCAACTACATCCACTACGTCGCCGACATGCACGCCGGGTCGATCGGGTTCGCCCAACCGGCGGGGCGCTTCGCCACGTGGAATCTCTCCCTTCGCTTTCTCTCCGCCGGAGACATCCCCCGGACCACGGTCGCCGATCCCACCGGCGCGGGGTCGGGTGAGTTTTCCGCTACCGATCTCGCCTTCGGCGCCGGACTCGCCGTCCGTGTCGGCGACCGATTTTTCCTCGGGGCGAACGGCGCCGTGATCAGCGGAGGCATAGACGGCGAGAGCGCCCTCGGATTCAGCGGCGACTTCGGCCTGCTCGTTCGGAACGCCTACCGCCGGCTTCGCCTGGGCGCGGCGGTCCGCAACGCGGGGACCATGACCTCCGGGTACCTGAACGAGAGTGATCCGCTCCCCACCGTCGTCTCCGCCGGCACGGCCTATCCCTTTTTCGACCGCCGTTTTCTCCTGTCGGCCGATTGGAGTTGGGCGGTGGATTGGGATTCGCGCTTCGCCGTCGGCGCGGAGTGGGAATTGGTGAACGACTTCTTCCTTCGAGGCGGATACCGGACTCACCTCGACGACCTACGTGACGATTCCACCGGCGGAGATGGAACCGGCGCCAGTTTCGGCCTCGGATTCCGCCGCGTCCGGGAATACCAGATCGACTACGCCTACGCCTCGATGGGCGATCTCGGGGGAACCCACCGGTTCTCCATCGCCTGGGTCTTCCGGTAG
- the purD gene encoding phosphoribosylamine--glycine ligase: MRVLVVGSGGREHALLHALSSSPDCSDLMVFPGRDGFVPPARIVPGEGWRPDHLLAMAKDESVDLTLIGPEAPLVAGAADRFCGTRHLLFGPSRDAARLEGSKVFTKRVLEEAGVPTAKSRAIRCVAEVPHALKAVGLPVVVKADGLAAGKGVSIRETAQAALAEAERLLERRELGEAGETILFEECLRGDELSVLALVRGEDLVLLPSSRDYKRIGENGTGPNTGGMGAIAPAPGVDETVMEMVREKIFRPVLHVMAEKGSPYRGILYAGLMLTDEGPKVLEFNCRFGDPETQAVLELVEEDLLPRMAAIARGDWIDGPIRFRPGAAACLVLAAEGYPGKPRFGDPIEGLDREPPEGVRVYHAGTVRRGKDWTVAGGRVVNVVARGSTLEEALAAAYAFAGGIRFPGMQMRPDIGRPGVRG, encoded by the coding sequence TTGCGTGTTCTGGTGGTCGGCAGCGGCGGCAGGGAGCACGCGCTGCTCCACGCGCTTTCCTCTTCTCCCGATTGTTCCGATCTGATGGTTTTCCCCGGGCGCGACGGATTTGTTCCGCCGGCGCGGATCGTCCCGGGCGAGGGGTGGCGACCGGACCATCTGTTGGCGATGGCGAAAGACGAATCGGTCGATCTCACCCTGATCGGTCCCGAGGCGCCCCTCGTCGCCGGCGCGGCGGACCGCTTCTGCGGAACCAGGCACCTGCTTTTCGGTCCGAGCCGGGACGCGGCGCGTCTCGAGGGGAGCAAGGTTTTCACCAAGCGCGTGCTCGAGGAGGCCGGTGTACCGACGGCGAAAAGCCGGGCGATCCGGTGCGTCGCCGAGGTGCCCCACGCCCTCAAAGCGGTCGGCCTTCCGGTGGTGGTGAAGGCGGACGGGCTGGCCGCGGGGAAGGGGGTCTCCATTCGTGAGACCGCCCAGGCGGCGCTCGCCGAGGCGGAGCGCCTTCTGGAACGCCGGGAACTGGGCGAAGCGGGTGAGACGATTCTCTTCGAGGAGTGTCTCCGGGGGGACGAGCTTTCCGTGCTCGCGCTGGTGCGCGGCGAGGACCTGGTTCTCCTTCCCTCCTCGCGGGACTACAAGCGGATAGGCGAAAACGGAACCGGGCCGAACACGGGCGGTATGGGTGCGATCGCGCCCGCTCCCGGCGTGGACGAAACGGTCATGGAGATGGTGCGGGAAAAGATTTTCCGTCCCGTGCTTCATGTGATGGCGGAGAAGGGGAGCCCCTACCGGGGCATTCTCTACGCCGGGCTGATGCTGACCGATGAGGGGCCGAAGGTGCTCGAGTTCAACTGCCGCTTCGGCGATCCGGAGACGCAGGCCGTGTTGGAACTGGTGGAAGAGGACCTTCTCCCCCGGATGGCCGCGATCGCCCGCGGAGACTGGATCGATGGGCCGATTCGTTTCCGGCCCGGCGCCGCGGCCTGCCTGGTGCTCGCCGCCGAGGGATACCCGGGGAAGCCTCGCTTCGGCGATCCGATCGAAGGGCTGGATCGGGAGCCGCCCGAAGGGGTGCGCGTGTACCACGCCGGCACCGTTCGGCGGGGAAAGGATTGGACCGTCGCCGGCGGTCGTGTGGTGAACGTGGTCGCCCGCGGCTCGACTTTGGAGGAAGCGCTCGCCGCCGCCTACGCCTTCGCCGGCGGGATCCGCTTTCCGGGGATGCAGATGCGTCCCGACATCGGCCGGCCGGGGGTGCGCGGATGA
- the purE gene encoding 5-(carboxyamino)imidazole ribonucleotide mutase, whose protein sequence is MSAPRVGVIMGSRSDEAIAAAAVRVLDRLGVPSECVVASAHRDPEEVRRYAGSAERRGLEAIIAVAGLAAALPGVLASYTLLPVIGVPAPAGPLRGMDALLSMVQMPPGVPVGTVGIGEAGGKNGALLAARMLARRDPALRRRLRRYQNLIRSERDKDE, encoded by the coding sequence ATGAGCGCCCCGCGGGTCGGCGTCATCATGGGGAGCCGGAGCGACGAGGCGATCGCCGCCGCGGCGGTTCGGGTGCTCGACCGGCTCGGCGTCCCATCGGAATGCGTGGTCGCCTCCGCCCACCGGGATCCGGAGGAGGTGCGGCGCTACGCGGGGAGCGCCGAGAGGCGCGGTCTCGAGGCGATCATCGCCGTGGCGGGTCTCGCCGCGGCGCTCCCCGGCGTGCTGGCGAGCTACACGCTTTTGCCGGTGATCGGCGTGCCCGCGCCGGCGGGGCCTCTCCGCGGGATGGACGCCCTTCTCTCCATGGTGCAAATGCCTCCCGGCGTTCCCGTCGGCACCGTCGGCATCGGCGAGGCGGGGGGGAAGAACGGCGCGCTGCTCGCCGCCCGCATGCTCGCCCGCCGGGATCCCGCCCTCCGGCGGCGCCTTCGACGATATCAGAACTTGATACGATCCGAGAGAGACAAGGACGAATAA
- a CDS encoding L-threonylcarbamoyladenylate synthase, with protein sequence MYRAKVVSLDLCREGVGAAEVASAIREGALIVYPAETMYGLGGDGLDPAVWRKIRAVKGRGADKPFLLLLDEPERWRLVASRFPAAARRLADRYWPGPLTLVLPAISGSPAAGPRGGVAVRVPDRDWLRGWVRLADRPLISTSANRDGGEPEGDPDRLTILFGEEADLIVAGPRFDPVGPPSALVDATFDPPRLLRAGPFPIEGFEEGVEGGSP encoded by the coding sequence ATGTATAGAGCGAAAGTTGTTTCGCTCGATCTCTGCCGGGAAGGCGTGGGCGCCGCGGAGGTGGCGAGCGCCATCCGGGAGGGCGCCCTCATCGTCTACCCGGCGGAGACCATGTACGGTCTGGGCGGCGACGGGCTCGACCCGGCCGTATGGAGGAAGATCCGGGCCGTGAAAGGGCGCGGGGCCGACAAGCCGTTCCTCCTCCTTCTCGACGAGCCGGAGCGCTGGCGTCTGGTCGCCTCCCGGTTCCCCGCCGCCGCCCGGAGGCTGGCGGACCGCTACTGGCCCGGCCCGCTCACCCTCGTCCTCCCCGCGATCTCCGGCTCCCCCGCCGCGGGACCGAGGGGAGGAGTGGCGGTAAGGGTGCCGGACCGGGACTGGCTCCGCGGCTGGGTTCGCCTCGCGGACCGCCCCCTCATCTCCACCTCCGCGAACCGGGATGGGGGGGAGCCGGAGGGTGACCCGGACCGCCTAACGATACTCTTCGGGGAGGAAGCGGACCTGATCGTCGCCGGGCCGCGATTCGACCCGGTCGGTCCCCCCTCGGCGCTTGTGGACGCCACCTTCGACCCGCCACGGCTTTTGCGAGCGGGCCCCTTCCCGATCGAGGGATTCGAGGAAGGGGTGGAGGGGGGCTCTCCTTGA
- a CDS encoding low molecular weight protein arginine phosphatase, giving the protein MKRLVLFVCSGNTCRSPMAEGLFRSLLPESWKDRVEAVSAGTGALPGEPPSPEARRAAEEGGVDIDGTRSRRLTADLVRRADLIVVMARHHRRTVLDLDPEADVKTVLLHDLDAEGGKRSLRDVSDPFGSTLDVYRGTFEEIRRALRRGWKQIGERLFGSDGGPEGRWKE; this is encoded by the coding sequence ATGAAACGGTTGGTCCTCTTCGTTTGCTCCGGAAACACCTGCCGCAGCCCGATGGCGGAGGGATTGTTCCGTTCCCTCCTCCCCGAATCGTGGAAGGACCGCGTGGAGGCGGTCTCCGCCGGCACGGGGGCGCTCCCGGGCGAACCTCCGAGCCCGGAGGCGCGACGAGCGGCGGAAGAGGGCGGGGTCGACATCGACGGGACCCGTTCCCGCCGGCTCACCGCGGACCTGGTGCGGCGGGCGGACCTGATCGTAGTGATGGCCCGCCATCACCGCAGGACGGTTCTGGATCTCGACCCGGAAGCGGACGTCAAAACGGTGCTCCTCCACGACCTGGACGCGGAGGGGGGGAAGCGCTCCTTACGGGATGTGAGCGATCCCTTCGGATCCACGCTGGATGTGTACCGGGGGACTTTCGAGGAGATCCGCCGGGCGCTCCGGCGGGGATGGAAACAAATCGGGGAACGCCTTTTCGGGAGCGACGGCGGTCCGGAGGGGCGCTGGAAAGAATGA
- the rpiB gene encoding ribose 5-phosphate isomerase B, with protein MKIAISSDHAGFELKKKILGWLVELGHEGIDAGPDTGESADYPGYAYRVARMVRHRVAERGVLICGTGVGMSITANRLQGVRAALCMDEETARLSRAHNDANVLCLAGRSLKDADARAILGTWLDEAFEGGRHERRVVAVDEPFEEPDDRPAPPGGGRFHYLFRDDPEIAHAVLNERRRQETKLELIASENFASEAVLEALASTMNNKYAEGYPGKRYYGGCEYVDVAEELARERLKALYGADHANVQPHSGASANIAAYFALLEYGDTILGMNLSHGGHLTHGHPVNFSGRFFKVAQYEVNRETETLNFDEIRAVAREAKPKMIVAGYSAYSRTIDFAAFREIADEVGAYLMVDMAHIAGLIAAGVHPNPVPYADIVTSTTHKTLRGPRGGLILCKEEHAAAIDKTVFPGMQGGPLEHCIAAKAVCFREAATEGFRDYQKRVVANAAALAGALLQKGFRLVSGGTDNHLLMINLRESEISGKKAERALDTAGITANKNTVPFDERSPFITSGVRIGTPAVTTRGMGLPEMEQIAGFIARVLEDPKNEENLDAVRADVETLCREFPLYGL; from the coding sequence ATGAAAATCGCAATTAGTTCGGATCACGCTGGTTTTGAACTCAAGAAAAAAATACTGGGCTGGTTGGTCGAGCTCGGCCACGAAGGGATCGACGCGGGCCCCGACACGGGGGAATCCGCCGACTATCCGGGATACGCCTACCGCGTGGCGCGGATGGTGCGCCACCGCGTCGCGGAGAGGGGCGTCCTGATCTGCGGCACCGGCGTGGGAATGTCGATCACCGCCAACCGGCTACAGGGAGTGCGCGCCGCCCTCTGCATGGACGAGGAGACGGCCCGGCTCTCCCGCGCCCACAACGACGCGAACGTCCTCTGCCTGGCGGGCCGCTCCTTGAAGGACGCGGATGCGCGGGCGATTCTCGGGACCTGGCTCGACGAGGCATTCGAGGGTGGGCGCCACGAGCGGCGGGTCGTCGCGGTGGACGAGCCCTTCGAGGAACCGGACGATCGCCCCGCCCCTCCCGGCGGCGGCCGCTTTCACTATCTCTTCCGAGACGATCCGGAAATCGCCCATGCCGTGCTGAACGAACGCCGGCGACAGGAGACCAAGCTCGAGTTGATCGCATCCGAGAACTTCGCCAGCGAGGCGGTTTTGGAAGCCCTCGCGTCGACGATGAACAACAAGTACGCCGAGGGGTACCCGGGCAAGCGGTACTACGGCGGGTGCGAGTACGTGGACGTGGCGGAGGAACTCGCCCGGGAGCGATTGAAGGCGCTCTATGGGGCGGACCACGCCAACGTGCAGCCCCACTCCGGCGCCTCGGCGAACATCGCCGCCTACTTCGCGCTCCTCGAATACGGCGATACCATTTTGGGAATGAACCTTTCTCATGGCGGTCATCTCACCCACGGCCACCCGGTCAACTTCTCGGGGCGCTTTTTCAAGGTCGCCCAGTACGAGGTGAACCGGGAGACGGAAACGCTGAACTTCGACGAGATCCGGGCCGTCGCCCGTGAGGCGAAGCCGAAGATGATCGTCGCCGGCTACTCCGCCTACTCAAGGACCATCGACTTCGCCGCCTTCCGGGAGATCGCCGACGAGGTGGGCGCCTACCTGATGGTGGACATGGCCCACATCGCCGGACTGATCGCCGCCGGCGTCCACCCGAACCCGGTCCCCTACGCGGACATCGTCACCAGCACCACCCACAAGACACTGCGTGGACCCCGGGGCGGGCTGATCCTCTGCAAGGAGGAACACGCCGCCGCCATCGACAAGACCGTTTTCCCCGGCATGCAGGGAGGGCCGTTGGAGCACTGTATCGCCGCCAAGGCGGTCTGTTTCCGCGAGGCGGCCACCGAAGGATTCCGGGACTATCAGAAGCGAGTGGTGGCCAACGCCGCGGCGCTGGCCGGCGCGCTCCTGCAAAAGGGTTTCCGGCTCGTATCGGGGGGCACGGACAACCACCTGCTCATGATCAACCTCCGGGAGAGCGAGATCTCCGGCAAGAAGGCGGAAAGGGCGCTCGACACGGCGGGAATCACGGCGAACAAGAACACCGTTCCCTTCGACGAACGATCCCCCTTCATCACCAGCGGCGTGCGGATCGGCACGCCCGCCGTGACCACCCGGGGGATGGGCCTGCCGGAGATGGAGCAAATCGCCGGTTTCATCGCCCGGGTTCTCGAGGATCCGAAGAACGAGGAGAACCTGGACGCGGTCCGCGCCGACGTGGAGACGCTCTGCCGGGAGTTCCCCCTTTACGGTCTATAG
- the nrdR gene encoding transcriptional repressor NrdR, translating to MRCPSCGVDEDKVVDSRSVREGRAVRRRRLCSACGHRFTTYEYVEPSHFLVVKKDGRREPYRREKLVGGILTACEKRPVSREAIDALVDRVETAIAEAGDREVSSRTIGEAVMADLRGLDEVAYVRFASVYRRFKDAGEFLEEIRSLLK from the coding sequence ATGCGGTGTCCATCCTGCGGGGTCGACGAGGACAAGGTGGTGGATTCCCGTTCCGTACGGGAGGGGCGGGCGGTCCGCCGCCGGCGCCTTTGCTCCGCCTGCGGCCACCGGTTCACGACATACGAATACGTGGAACCCTCGCACTTCCTGGTGGTGAAGAAGGACGGCCGGCGGGAGCCTTACCGGCGGGAGAAACTGGTCGGCGGTATCCTGACCGCCTGCGAGAAGCGTCCCGTGTCGCGGGAGGCGATCGACGCGCTGGTGGACCGTGTGGAGACGGCGATCGCCGAAGCGGGGGATCGGGAGGTGTCGAGCCGGACCATCGGCGAGGCGGTGATGGCGGATCTGCGCGGCCTGGACGAAGTGGCCTACGTGCGGTTCGCCTCGGTCTACCGGCGCTTCAAGGACGCCGGCGAGTTCCTCGAGGAAATCCGTTCACTCTTAAAATGA